The following proteins come from a genomic window of Heyndrickxia acidicola:
- a CDS encoding CotD family spore coat protein gives MHYDNLGYSNVGMGGFSNVGFGHSNVGFAPSNVGFGGYGHMGVPGCHMPVEECPPTVMPTQFDPGCVSPPREYVKTNVINKVVAHVHPTHTTNVNRHVIHHEHYFPHTESCVNECCETHSMCGAPVNPCCGGPVPYGPGFGHGHGFGWGHGCC, from the coding sequence ATGCATTATGATAATTTAGGCTATAGCAACGTAGGAATGGGTGGCTTTAGTAATGTGGGATTTGGTCATAGCAATGTGGGATTCGCTCCTAGTAATGTAGGATTTGGCGGGTATGGCCACATGGGAGTACCAGGATGCCATATGCCTGTTGAAGAGTGTCCGCCGACAGTTATGCCAACTCAATTTGACCCAGGATGTGTTTCTCCACCTAGAGAATATGTGAAAACAAATGTTATAAATAAAGTAGTTGCACACGTCCATCCAACTCATACTACTAATGTTAACAGACACGTTATTCATCACGAGCACTATTTCCCTCACACTGAATCTTGTGTAAATGAATGCTGCGAAACACACTCCATGTGTGGAGCACCAGTAAATCCTTGCTGCGGAGGACCAGTGCCATACGGACCAGGGTTTGGCCACGGACACGGCTTCGGCTGGGGACATGGTTGCTGCTAA